The following proteins are encoded in a genomic region of Kosakonia oryzae:
- a CDS encoding NAD-dependent malic enzyme: protein MNAKHNKNRSLYIPYAGPVLLEFPLLNKGSAFSMEERSNFNLLGLLPEVVETIEEQAERAWLQYQSFKTDIDKHIYLRNIQDTNETLFYRLVENHLDEMMPVIYTPTVGWACERFSDIYRRARGVFISWQNRSSMDDILQNVPNHNIKVIVVTDGERILGLGDQGIGGMGIPIGKLSLYTSCGGISPAYTLPVVLDVGTNNQQLINDPLYMGSRHPRITGEDYYAFVDEFIQAVKQRWPDVLLQFEDFAQKNAMPLLNRYRDEICCFNDDIQGTAAVTVGTLIAASRAAGSQLSNQKIVFLGAGSAGCGIAEQIIAQTQREGLSEAAARQKVYMVDRFGLLTDEMPNLLPFQSKLVQKRENLQNWDTGAQNEALSLLDVVRNVKPDILIGVSGQTGLFTEEIIREMHKHCPRPIVMPLSNPTSRVEATPQDIISWTDGMALVATGSPFAPVQWKEKTYPIAQCNNAYIFPGIGLGVISSGASRITDEMLMAASETLAEYSPLLLNGEGLVLPELKDIQSVSRAIAFAVGKMAQQQGVAAKTSPEALKQSIDDNFWEPKYRSYRRTSI, encoded by the coding sequence ATGAATGCCAAACATAATAAAAACCGATCGTTATATATTCCTTATGCCGGGCCGGTGCTACTGGAGTTTCCACTGCTGAACAAAGGCAGCGCCTTCAGTATGGAAGAGCGCAGTAATTTCAACCTGCTGGGTCTGTTACCGGAAGTGGTTGAAACGATTGAAGAACAGGCCGAACGCGCCTGGCTGCAGTACCAGAGCTTTAAAACCGACATTGATAAGCACATCTATTTACGCAATATCCAGGATACCAACGAAACCCTCTTCTACCGCCTGGTGGAAAACCATCTCGATGAGATGATGCCGGTGATCTACACCCCGACTGTTGGCTGGGCCTGCGAACGCTTCTCTGACATCTACCGCCGCGCTCGTGGCGTGTTTATCTCCTGGCAGAACCGCAGCAGTATGGACGACATTCTGCAAAACGTGCCGAACCACAATATCAAAGTGATCGTGGTGACCGATGGCGAACGTATTCTCGGCCTTGGTGACCAGGGGATTGGCGGCATGGGGATTCCGATTGGCAAACTGTCGCTCTATACCTCCTGTGGCGGCATCAGCCCGGCTTACACTCTGCCCGTGGTTCTGGATGTGGGCACCAACAACCAGCAATTAATTAATGATCCGCTCTATATGGGCTCACGCCACCCGCGTATTACCGGTGAAGACTATTACGCTTTCGTCGATGAATTCATTCAGGCGGTGAAACAGCGCTGGCCGGATGTGCTGCTGCAATTTGAAGACTTCGCGCAGAAAAACGCGATGCCGCTGTTGAATCGCTATCGTGATGAGATCTGCTGTTTTAACGATGATATTCAGGGTACGGCAGCCGTAACCGTCGGTACGCTGATTGCCGCCAGCCGCGCGGCGGGTAGCCAGTTGAGCAACCAGAAGATTGTCTTCCTCGGCGCGGGTTCTGCCGGTTGCGGTATTGCTGAGCAGATCATCGCCCAGACGCAGCGCGAAGGCCTGAGCGAAGCAGCGGCTCGCCAGAAAGTCTATATGGTCGATCGTTTCGGCCTGCTGACGGACGAAATGCCGAACCTGCTGCCGTTCCAGAGCAAACTGGTGCAGAAACGCGAAAACCTGCAAAACTGGGATACCGGCGCGCAGAATGAAGCGCTCTCCTTGCTGGATGTGGTGCGTAATGTGAAGCCGGACATTCTGATCGGCGTTTCTGGCCAGACCGGTCTGTTCACCGAAGAGATCATCCGTGAGATGCACAAGCACTGCCCGCGTCCGATCGTGATGCCGCTCTCCAATCCGACTTCCCGCGTGGAAGCTACGCCGCAGGACATCATTAGCTGGACCGACGGTATGGCGCTGGTCGCCACCGGCAGCCCGTTCGCGCCGGTACAGTGGAAAGAGAAAACCTACCCGATTGCCCAGTGCAATAACGCCTATATTTTCCCGGGCATTGGTCTTGGCGTGATCTCCTCCGGCGCGTCGCGCATCACCGATGAAATGCTGATGGCGGCCAGTGAAACGCTGGCGGAATACTCGCCGCTGCTGCTCAATGGTGAAGGCCTGGTGCTGCCGGAACTGAAAGATATCCAGTCCGTTTCCCGCGCCATCGCGTTTGCCGTCGGTAAAATGGCGCAGCAACAAGGCGTGGCGGCGAAAACTTCGCCTGAAGCGTTGAAGCAGTCGATCGACGACAACTTCTGGGAACCGAAGTACCGCAGCTATCGCCGTACCTCTATCTGA
- the sra gene encoding stationary-phase-induced ribosome-associated protein, with the protein MKSNRQARHIMGLDYKVSNTRKVVTKDNQEETVVVHRSGRHRRAG; encoded by the coding sequence ATGAAATCGAACCGTCAGGCACGCCACATCATGGGGCTGGATTACAAAGTGTCAAACACGCGTAAAGTTGTTACCAAAGACAATCAGGAAGAGACGGTGGTCGTTCATCGCTCCGGGCGTCATCGCCGCGCGGGTTAA